The Daucus carota subsp. sativus chromosome 9, DH1 v3.0, whole genome shotgun sequence genome window below encodes:
- the LOC108202245 gene encoding metalloendoproteinase 2-MMP has protein sequence MAQHFHLISCISTLFLLLLVPSNSENLKAKKPRPFGFLNHLQGCKKGENLAGLRELKQYLSKFGYLNYNFSKGPKNDDFDEVLEAAMKKYQANYNLKITGTLDPETLSKMVMPRCGVPDIINGTTRMKNTKANHRHRNHRPKKLHTVSHYSFIPGYPRWPAGKTHLTYWFDLTTTHPTAIPPFVRAFDKWTTLTQYFSFEETSDYEASDIKIGFERGAHGDGSSFDGQGGVIAHAFAPTDGRFHCDADELWSIGAIEGYMDLESVALHEIGHLLGLGHSSVEDAIMYPSIPSGVVKDLHADDIGGIKALYNI, from the coding sequence ATGGCACAACATTTTCATCTCATATCATGCATCTCTACCCTCTTCCTTCTCCTCCTTGTTCCATCCAACTCTGAAAACCTCAAGGCCAAAAAACCGCGGCCTTTCGGGTTTCTGAACCATCTGCAGGGATGCAAGAAAGGGGAAAATCTAGCAGGTCTACGCGAGCTAAAACAATATTTAAGCAAATTCGGATACCTAAACTACAATTTTTCAAAAGGCCCCAAAAACGACGATTTTGATGAGGTTCTTGAGGCCGCTATGAAGAAGTACCAGGCCAACTACAATCTCAAGATCACAGGAACTCTTGATCCAGAAACATTATCAAAGATGGTGATGCCACGCTGTGGAGTGCCTGATATCATCAATGGGACAACTAGGATGAAAAACACGAAAGCCAATCATCGACATCGAAACCACAGGCCTAAAAAGCTCCACACAGTCTCTCATTACAGTTTCATCCCAGGGTACCCTAGATGGCCAGCTGGGAAGACTCATCTCACCTACTGGTTTGATCTGACCACTACTCATCCTACTGCTATACCGCCTTTTGTCAGAGCATTCGACAAATGGACCACGTTGACACAATATTTCAGTTTCGAAGAGACCTCAGATTACGAGGCCTCTGATATAAAGATTGGTTTTGAGCGTGGTGCGCATGGGGATGGATCTTCTTTTGATGGTCAGGGAGGTGTTATTGCTCATGCTTTTGCGCCGACAGATGGGAGGTTTCATTGTGATGCCGATGAGTTGTGGTCTATAGGGGCTATTGAGGGTTATATGGATTTGGAGAGTGTGGCTTTGCATGAAATAGGGCACCTTCTTGGACTTGGTCATAGCTCGGTGGAAGATGCGATTATGTATCCGAGTATTCCTTCGGGGGTGGTGAAAGATTTGCATGCTGATGATATTGGAGGAATCAAAGCGCTCTATAATATCTAG
- the LOC108200968 gene encoding metalloendoproteinase 1, which yields MYLSLFLLLLLVPSNAENPTHKKPLLVPSNKNLEIKKPLIVSSNSENPESLHVTSNSENLATTKPQPFSFLNHLKGCKKGGNLTGIRELKKYLNKFGYLNYKSTNGSHDNDHFDEMLDAAVKTYQANYNLKITGILDSETISKMAMPRCGFPDIINGTNSMTKKIQGHQHHGSTKLHIVAHYSYLGGSYKWPAGKTRLYYWFETHITSSSIKQAVARAFNRWAAATQYFTFQETLNFQSSDLTITFYRGDHGDGSPFDGPGGILAHAFYPTDGRLHFDADERFSIGAIPNYIDLESVAVHEIGHLLGLSHSTVQNAIMYPSIPYGVVKTNLQPDDIQGIKALYNI from the coding sequence ATGTATCTCTCTCTCTTCTTGCTCCTTCTGCTTGTTCCATCCAATGCTGAAAACCCTACACATAAAAAGCCACTTCTTGTTCCATCCAACAAAAACCTTGAAATTAAAAAGCCTCTTATAGTTTCATCCAACTCAGAAAACCCAGAGTCACTTCATGTTACGTCCAATTCAGAAAACCTTGCAACTACAAAGCCCCAGCCTTTCAGTTTTCTAAATCATCTTAAAGGATGCAAAAAAGGGGGAAATTTAACAGGCATCCGTGAGCTGAAAAAATATCTGAACAAATTTGGATACCTCAACTATAAATCTACAAATGGATCACATGATAATGACCATTTTGATGAGATGCTTGATGCTGCTGTGAAGACCTACCAGGCCAACTATAATCTCAAGATTACCGGAATacttgattctgaaacaatatCGAAGATGGCCATGCCACGGTGTGGATTCCCCGATATCATCAATGGGACTAATAGCATGACAAAGAAAATTCAGGGGCATCAACATCACGGTTCTACGAAACTCCATATAGTCGCTCATTACAGTTACTTAGGGGGCAGCTACAAATGGCCAGCTGGCAAGACTCGTCTTTATTACTGGTTCGAAACGCACATAACCTCCTCAAGTATCAAACAGGCTGTAGCGAGAGCATTCAACAGATGGGCTGCGGCCACACAATATTTCACTTTCCAAGAAACTTTGAATTTCCAAAGCTCTGATCTGACAATTACTTTCTATAGAGGTGACCATGGGGATGGTTCTCCATTTGATGGTCCAGGAGGAATTCTCGCTCATGCATTTTACCCAACCGATGGAAGATTACACTTTGATGCAGATGAGCGGTTCTCCATAGGGGCTATCCCTAATTATATTGATCTGGAGAGTGTTGCTGTGCATGAAATTGGGCACCTTCTTGGACTTAGTCATAGCACCGTCCAAAATGCAATTATGTATCCAAGTATTCCTTATGGAGTGGTCAAAACTAATCTTCAACCTGATGATATTCAAGGAATCAAAGCGCTCTATAACATCTAG